The Salvelinus fontinalis isolate EN_2023a chromosome 9, ASM2944872v1, whole genome shotgun sequence genome has a window encoding:
- the LOC129862910 gene encoding RNA-binding protein 41-like isoform X2 produces the protein MFCLRCVAKRKCFAPAALYKPFGEQAAGVRSLSQFQALQDGESELASLRELGLTDLEVELWLNRDQPENTEKGHGVCVAPGARQQRLLVIQDKMDARSELISRPQRFSASLPLSRREMEIEKALFQGNDRLGFLTALYHQEEDTQADQQGASSSNPLDSLYRDVLGDRRKHTSVSVSEDSDLKTTGHSSPPQPEPQTDFEKSQSSWKSSDQSQVQLDCKSDPLRSGIKDSDQSATMDTSGQSQDQDRPVHKQLSAPKKINVSQPIGSLCSAAKAGPGGPVMVRGEVEEVPEEEIQQNRETEEGIRSIPRFHNYQPGKPSKVLCVKNLSARASVAQLVALFSRFDCDITQPVVYRLLTGRLKGHAFITLPDTETSQRALEMVNGYRLLGKPLVIEFGLERRDEKKPKTERDEEKTRECSVPSLPNPSTTDTKYYNRTSTHK, from the exons ATGTTTTGTCTCAGATGTGTTGCCAAGAGGAAGTGTTTTGCCCCTGCTGCGCTGTACAAGCCGTTTGGGGAGCAGGCTGCCGGGGTGAGGAGTCTATCCCAGTTCCAGGCTCTACAGGACGGGGAGAGTGAGCTGGCCAGTCTCAGGGAGCTGGGGCTCACAGACCTGGAGGTAGAACTGTGGCTCAACAGAGACCAGCCAGAGAACACTGAGAAG GGTCATGGGGTGTGTGTGGCCCCCGGGGCGCGGCAGCAGCGTCTCCTGGTGATCCAGGACAAGATGGATGCCAGGTCAGAGCTCATTTCCCGCCCACAGCGCTTCTCAGCCAGCCTACCCCTGTCccgcagagagatggagatagagaagGCCCTGTTCCAGGGCAATGACCGCCTGGGTTTCCTCACTGCACTCTATCATCAAG AGGAAGATACCCAAGCTGACCAGCAGGGGGCATCTTCCTCAAACCCCCTGGACTCCCTGTACAGAGATGTCCTAGGTGATAGGCGAAAACACACGTCTGTGTCTGTATCAGAGGACTCTGATCTGAAAACCACAGGACACTCATCTCCACCTCAGCCTGAACCACAAACTGACTTTGAGAAATCACAGAGCTCATGGAAAAGCAGCGACCAATCACAAGTCCAGCTTGACTGTAAATCTGATCCATTGAGAAGTGGGATCAAGGACTCTGACCAATCAGCTACAATGGACACTTCTGGCCAATCACAAGATCAGGACCGACCTGTACACAAGCAATTGTCAGCTCCAAAGAAGATAAATGTGAGCCAGCCAATTGGTAGTCTGTGTAGTGCGGCAAAAGCGGGGCCTGGGGGTCCGGTGATGGTGCGGGGCGAGGTAGAGGAGGTTCCAGAGGAAGAGATTCAGCAGAACCGTGAAACAGAGGAAGGGATCCGGAGCATACCACGGTTCCACAACTACCAGCCAGGGAAACCATCAAAG GTGCTGTGTGTGAAGAACCTGAGTGCCCGTGCCTCTGTGGCCCAGCTGGTGGCGCTATTCTCCAGGTTTGATTGCGACATCACCCAGCCTGTAGTCTACCGCCTACTTACTGGCAGACTGAAGGGACACGCCTTCATCACACTACCAG ACACCGAAACGTCCCAGAGAGCCTTGGAGATGGTGAACGGGTACCGGTTGCTAGGGAAACCTTTGGTGATCGAGTTTGGCCTAGAGCGGAGGGATGAGAAGAAACCAAAAACGGAACGGGACGAGGAGAAAACGAGAGAATGTAGTGTACCATCTCTACCTAACCCCAGTACTACAGACACTAAATACTACAACAGGACTTCAACACACAAATAA
- the LOC129862910 gene encoding RNA-binding protein 41-like isoform X1 has product MRRMTRHACEDGPVLEEQETEGQRQLHSLLLQQLDTDVNIDRCVAKRKCFAPAALYKPFGEQAAGVRSLSQFQALQDGESELASLRELGLTDLEVELWLNRDQPENTEKGHGVCVAPGARQQRLLVIQDKMDARSELISRPQRFSASLPLSRREMEIEKALFQGNDRLGFLTALYHQEEDTQADQQGASSSNPLDSLYRDVLGDRRKHTSVSVSEDSDLKTTGHSSPPQPEPQTDFEKSQSSWKSSDQSQVQLDCKSDPLRSGIKDSDQSATMDTSGQSQDQDRPVHKQLSAPKKINVSQPIGSLCSAAKAGPGGPVMVRGEVEEVPEEEIQQNRETEEGIRSIPRFHNYQPGKPSKVLCVKNLSARASVAQLVALFSRFDCDITQPVVYRLLTGRLKGHAFITLPDTETSQRALEMVNGYRLLGKPLVIEFGLERRDEKKPKTERDEEKTRECSVPSLPNPSTTDTKYYNRTSTHK; this is encoded by the exons ATGCGACG tatgACCCGTCATGCGTGTGAGGACGGCCCAGTCTTggaggaacaggagacagagggacagagacagctCCACAGTCTCCTCCTACAGCAGTTAGACACAGACGTCAACATAGACAG ATGTGTTGCCAAGAGGAAGTGTTTTGCCCCTGCTGCGCTGTACAAGCCGTTTGGGGAGCAGGCTGCCGGGGTGAGGAGTCTATCCCAGTTCCAGGCTCTACAGGACGGGGAGAGTGAGCTGGCCAGTCTCAGGGAGCTGGGGCTCACAGACCTGGAGGTAGAACTGTGGCTCAACAGAGACCAGCCAGAGAACACTGAGAAG GGTCATGGGGTGTGTGTGGCCCCCGGGGCGCGGCAGCAGCGTCTCCTGGTGATCCAGGACAAGATGGATGCCAGGTCAGAGCTCATTTCCCGCCCACAGCGCTTCTCAGCCAGCCTACCCCTGTCccgcagagagatggagatagagaagGCCCTGTTCCAGGGCAATGACCGCCTGGGTTTCCTCACTGCACTCTATCATCAAG AGGAAGATACCCAAGCTGACCAGCAGGGGGCATCTTCCTCAAACCCCCTGGACTCCCTGTACAGAGATGTCCTAGGTGATAGGCGAAAACACACGTCTGTGTCTGTATCAGAGGACTCTGATCTGAAAACCACAGGACACTCATCTCCACCTCAGCCTGAACCACAAACTGACTTTGAGAAATCACAGAGCTCATGGAAAAGCAGCGACCAATCACAAGTCCAGCTTGACTGTAAATCTGATCCATTGAGAAGTGGGATCAAGGACTCTGACCAATCAGCTACAATGGACACTTCTGGCCAATCACAAGATCAGGACCGACCTGTACACAAGCAATTGTCAGCTCCAAAGAAGATAAATGTGAGCCAGCCAATTGGTAGTCTGTGTAGTGCGGCAAAAGCGGGGCCTGGGGGTCCGGTGATGGTGCGGGGCGAGGTAGAGGAGGTTCCAGAGGAAGAGATTCAGCAGAACCGTGAAACAGAGGAAGGGATCCGGAGCATACCACGGTTCCACAACTACCAGCCAGGGAAACCATCAAAG GTGCTGTGTGTGAAGAACCTGAGTGCCCGTGCCTCTGTGGCCCAGCTGGTGGCGCTATTCTCCAGGTTTGATTGCGACATCACCCAGCCTGTAGTCTACCGCCTACTTACTGGCAGACTGAAGGGACACGCCTTCATCACACTACCAG ACACCGAAACGTCCCAGAGAGCCTTGGAGATGGTGAACGGGTACCGGTTGCTAGGGAAACCTTTGGTGATCGAGTTTGGCCTAGAGCGGAGGGATGAGAAGAAACCAAAAACGGAACGGGACGAGGAGAAAACGAGAGAATGTAGTGTACCATCTCTACCTAACCCCAGTACTACAGACACTAAATACTACAACAGGACTTCAACACACAAATAA